The Elusimicrobiota bacterium genome includes the window GCCGGCCAACGGCTTGGAGTAAAGGTGTTTGGCGAACAAAAAATATCTGCCGGTTCAATTATTGTGCGTCAGCGAGGAACGAAATTTCACCCGGGAAAAAATGTTGGGATGGGTTCCGACCATACAATCTTTGCGAAAATTTCCGGCTTGGTTAAATTTGAAAGAAGATCAGGCGAAAGAAGTTTTATAAGCGTTGTCCCATTAACAGTAAAGTAAAATATCAAAAATTTAAAATTAAATATACGACAAAGGCTTTTTAAATTTTGATTTGCCATTTTGACTTTTGATATTTGATTTTTGATTTAAATAATTTATGTTCATAGATAAAGCTCGTATTTTTGTTACAGCCGGGCGCGGTGGCGCAGGCTGTATTTCTTTTAGAAGGGAAAAATATGTTCCTATGGGCGGCCCTGACGGAGGAAACGGCGGGAAGGGCGGGGATATTTATTTTGAAGCTGACCCGCATCTTACCACGCTTTTGGACTTGGCTTACAAACCGCACCAGAAGGCAAAAGACGGCCTAGCCGGGGGAAGCGCAAATAAGTACGGAAAAGGCGCTGAAGATCTAGTAATAAAGGTTCCAGTCGGGACCGTTGTTTATAAAAATAATGAACTTTTTGCTGACCTGAAAGAAAGCTGGCAAAAAGTTTTAATCGCTAAAGGCGGAAGAGGAGGCAGAGGAAATGCTTCTTTCAAAACCCATAAGCATACTGCTCCGCGCGTAGCAGAAAAAGGCGAGCCCGGCGAAAGCATACAAATTAACCTTGAGCTTATGCTTATTGCCGATGTCGGGATAACCGGGTTTCCTAATGCAGGCAAATCAACTTTTCTTTCCATG containing:
- the rpmA gene encoding 50S ribosomal protein L27; translation: MAHVKSQGSSTNGRDSAGQRLGVKVFGEQKISAGSIIVRQRGTKFHPGKNVGMGSDHTIFAKISGLVKFERRSGERSFISVVPLTVK